TCGCTGCATCAACTGCTTCATCAACCAGAGCAATTGGCTGAGCTTGGGGCTGTCGCACGGAGCCATTGCTGTTCCCAGTTTGGGACCGACGCGGTCGTCGATCAGTTGCTGGAGTACTATCGTTTTGTCGCGAAAGACCAGAAGGTGGCAGCATGAATCGGCCTTCGGTCAGCGTCGTCATTCCGGCATACAACGCATCAGCAACAATCGCTCGCGCCGTCGATAGCTGTTTGTCGCAAACGGTTCGTCCGTTCGAAGTGATCGTCATTGATGATGGAAGCACGGATGATTTGGCAGCGGTACTTAAAAGCTATGGATCTGACGTCAAGTTGATTCATCAGCAAAATGCAAGAACAGCGGCAGCACGGAATCGAGGTTTGGAGTCTGCCCAGGGCGAGTTCGTAGCGTTCTTAGATGCCGATGATTATTGGGAACCGGAAAAGCTTCAGCGGCAGCTTGATGTGATTGATGAACACCCAAGCGTTAGTGTCGTTTCGGGGCGGTTCTACAGTGAATTCCCTGGTGAAGAGAGATGCCTTCTGCCACTGCGATCTTCGCGGCGATATGATCGACCGATGACTCCCCGAGGTTCGGAAGCTTTCATGGTCGGAACGCTGATTTGGACCGGGATGGTGCTGGTTCGACGTTCCGCGATTGGAGAACAGCGATTTGTCTCTGGGTTGGAGCCGGCCGAAGATCGGGACTTCTGGATTCGGCTCGCCGCTGACAATGACGTTTATCTGATGTCGGATCCACTGGCGACCGCTGTCGAAATACCTAACAGCTTGTCACGCAGCAGCATTGCTGTGGATTGCGGACGGATGTTGGAAGTCGTCCAACGGCATCGAGCGATTCTTAGTCCAGCCGCCCGTTTTTATTGGAAGGCCTACGTTTACTATCGTTGGGCATCGATGGAGTCATCGCCTGCGGCGGCATTACCGATGCTGCTTCGCTCGTTCATCGGTTGGCCATTTCCGTTGACGGCGATGCCAGCGATGAAACGCTTGGGCAGGATCAAGCGTTTCGTCGTTCTGATGCGACAGTTATTGCAATCCGTCTTGGTTCAATCGAGGGTGTCGTCGTGAAGCAATTCTTAAAACCCTACGTTCGGAAACTATTGCGATTGCACATTCCCGTTGGCAAGTTTGGCCATCCCGTATTTGGGGCGTGTTATCGGATTCATACAGGACTGCGTTTCTTGGTCGGATGGTCCACGAGATTTTTATGGAATGAGCCACTATTTCGTAGTCAATGCGCCCATGTGGGTGATTGTTTCCAGATGGAACAGTTGCCATTTATCGTTGGGCGGGGAAGCATTCAGATCGGCAGTCAAGTGAGTTTGTCTGGCAAGCCTTCGATGGTTTTTAGTTCCCGCTATTGTGATGTTCCTGAGTTGACGATCGGTGATGGAAGCTTTCTTGGACACAACACGGCACTGATTGTCGGACGGAAAATCTGTATTGGAAAAGGTTGTCTGATCGCGAGCAACGTTCGCATCTGCGACTTCGACGGACATCCGATCGATCCCGTTGATCGCCGAAAA
The Stieleria sp. JC731 genome window above contains:
- a CDS encoding acyltransferase, coding for MKQFLKPYVRKLLRLHIPVGKFGHPVFGACYRIHTGLRFLVGWSTRFLWNEPLFRSQCAHVGDCFQMEQLPFIVGRGSIQIGSQVSLSGKPSMVFSSRYCDVPELTIGDGSFLGHNTALIVGRKICIGKGCLIASNVRICDFDGHPIDPVDRRKGLPAPAESVHEVVLGDDVWVGHGAIILKGVTIGDRAIIGARSVVTKDVPADAIVAGNPARIVRSVDSSESLVIKREAA
- a CDS encoding glycosyltransferase family 2 protein, with product MNRPSVSVVIPAYNASATIARAVDSCLSQTVRPFEVIVIDDGSTDDLAAVLKSYGSDVKLIHQQNARTAAARNRGLESAQGEFVAFLDADDYWEPEKLQRQLDVIDEHPSVSVVSGRFYSEFPGEERCLLPLRSSRRYDRPMTPRGSEAFMVGTLIWTGMVLVRRSAIGEQRFVSGLEPAEDRDFWIRLAADNDVYLMSDPLATAVEIPNSLSRSSIAVDCGRMLEVVQRHRAILSPAARFYWKAYVYYRWASMESSPAAALPMLLRSFIGWPFPLTAMPAMKRLGRIKRFVVLMRQLLQSVLVQSRVSS